In the Deinococcus radiophilus genome, one interval contains:
- a CDS encoding GTP-binding protein → MGPMKLVISGPVGAGKTTFVQTLSETEVVATEAEASEDIGKKYTTVAFDFGTINLDGQELLLYGTPGQDRFDFMWDVLCEGALGLTLLVAGDKPEDFSQARNILEFITSRNPVPFVVGVTRQDLPKVWTPEDVASYFDLPPEQVCGLNATDNGSSREVLIRLLELQLADQPQAAGA, encoded by the coding sequence ATGGGCCCCATGAAACTTGTGATCTCTGGCCCTGTGGGGGCTGGGAAAACCACTTTTGTACAGACCCTTTCCGAAACCGAAGTGGTGGCCACCGAAGCCGAAGCCAGTGAAGACATCGGCAAGAAATACACCACCGTCGCTTTTGATTTCGGCACCATCAACCTAGACGGCCAGGAATTGCTGCTGTACGGTACGCCTGGTCAGGACCGCTTTGATTTCATGTGGGACGTGCTCTGCGAAGGTGCCCTGGGCCTGACCCTGCTGGTTGCCGGAGACAAGCCCGAGGACTTTTCGCAGGCCCGCAATATCCTGGAGTTCATCACCAGCCGCAATCCGGTGCCTTTCGTGGTGGGCGTGACCCGTCAGGATCTGCCCAAAGTCTGGACTCCTGAAGACGTGGCCAGCTACTTCGATCTGCCGCCTGAGCAGGTGTGTGGCCTGAACGCCACCGATAACGGCAGCTCCCGCGAGGTGCTGATCCGGTTGCTGGAATTGCAACTGGCCGACCAACCCCAGGCTGCAGGTGCCTAA
- a CDS encoding roadblock/LC7 domain-containing protein: protein MTASKQEKLDMALADLRRTFPAVRGALVATTDGLPISQSFRDDTDADHVAAMAAVALGLGRRMNQTLKTGELSEMSISGGIGQVYIYATGRRGVLAVVAPGGMNLGILHKEARDTAVRVARIL, encoded by the coding sequence ATGACCGCAAGTAAGCAGGAAAAACTCGATATGGCCTTGGCGGATCTGCGCCGGACTTTTCCGGCGGTGCGTGGCGCACTGGTGGCGACCACGGATGGCCTGCCGATCTCGCAATCTTTTCGGGACGACACCGACGCCGACCATGTGGCCGCCATGGCTGCGGTGGCCCTGGGCCTGGGTCGGCGTATGAATCAGACCCTTAAGACGGGTGAATTGAGTGAGATGAGCATCAGCGGTGGGATTGGGCAGGTGTACATCTATGCCACAGGACGCCGCGGAGTCCTGGCCGTGGTGGCACCTGGGGGCATGAACCTGGGCATCCTCCACAAAGAAGCCAGGGACACGGCTGTGCGTGTAGCACGCATCCTCTAG